AATGGTTCCTTCTCCTAAATGCTCTAAAATTTTATAAACCTTGTCTATTCCCATAAAGATTAACCCCTATACCCCTAAATTTTAATAAAATCAAAAAAAAAATAAAGTTTATTTATTAATTAATAATTTACATATCAAAAAAAAAATATAAAATAGTAAAAAATAATTTCATTTGGAGAAAATTATTATTGAATTAAATAAATCTATATGTAAAATAATATTTATTTTTTATTTTCTTTTTTACTTTTTGATATCAATTATTCTTTTACCAATTTTTCTTATAATCGACCTATTATTTAATATCAATAGAAAAGATTTAACTTTTTTTATTTATTCAAGGTATATTTTTCCTTTAAAATTAATTTTTAAAAAATTAAATAAAAATATTTCAAAAAATAATAATATTTTTATTTTTGCAACATCAGCTGGAGAATTAAAAACTATATCCAATAGTATAAATAAAGTAAATTTATACACTAAATACAACATAATTTTCTTTTACACCTCATTAACTGCTAAAGAATACTCTCAAGAGATTAATTTTATAAACCAAAATTTTTACCTTTTTCCTGATAATTTCCTTTATAATTTAATATTCTTTTTTAAATTTAAACCAAAAAAAATATACTTTTTTGAAAGTGAAATTTGGCCAGGAATTTTAATTTTTTCAAAGATTTTTAAAGCAACTTCATTTTTTTTACAAGCAAAATTACCTGATAACATAATTTTAAGTTTTTTATATCTTTTTCTTATTTTAATCTTATTCGATTTCATTATTCCTCAAGATAAATTAGAAGAAGAGAAAATAATTAAACTAACAAATTTTTTAAAAAGAAATAAAAAAATAAATAGTTATAATTTTTTTAATACAAAAATATTAGAATCTTTTAATTTTAAGTTATCTATAAATTTTAACAAAACTAATCCATATTTTCTAGAATCAATATTTAACAATAAAATAAATTTAATTACCTTTGCTTCAACTCACGCAATTGATGAACCTATTTTTTTTGAATTTATAAACATATTCTTGAGCATGGATTCATTTTCTAAATATAAAATTAATCATTATGAAAATTCATATAGAAATATATTCGTAATAGTTCCAAGACATCCTCAAAGAGCTAATGAAATAAATAATGCTTTGAATAAGTTTTTTAAAAGTAAAAATTCTAATTTTACTAATATTAAAAATCTTTCTGAACTCAAAAACTTTCTAAATTTAGTTGAAAATATTTTTATTAATGAAAATAATATTGATAAATATCAAGATTCTAAAATAAATTACTATAATATATTGAATAAAGCTATTCAAGAAATCGATCAACAAAATCTTATTATAATATGTGATAAATTTAATATTCTTAAAAACATTCTTGCAATTACAAAAATAACATTTTTAGGTGCAACTTTTTTTTGGCATGGTGGTGGACATAATATTATAGAACCTTTAATTTACAATAATCTCCTAATTTGTGGCCCTTATCTATTAAATCTTAAAGATATTTTTGAAGAAGTTTCAATAAAATTTGGAAAATCTTTAATATTTACCCCACCTGATGCTACAAAATTTATACAAAAAAAATATTTAAAAAAAAAGATAAATTATAATAAAAATATTATTTATATAAATAATTATGATGACTTCATTAATTTAATATTAAATTATCTTCTAAATATAAATAAAAACAATATGAGTTTCAACAATTTGTACACTTATTTTGAAAATCTTGACAAAAAAAATTTTGACAAATTAATTAAAATATTTGATTTATAAAATAATTTATCTAACTTCTTATGCTATTCTCTTCTAGACAATTCTTAACTAAGTAATTTTCTATTAAATTTTTTATTTTTTTATATGATTCTTCAAGATTATCATTTATTACAACATGTTTAAAAAAATAAGATTTTTCTATCTCTTCTTTTGCTTTTTTAATTCTTATATTTATTTGATCCTCTGTATCTCCTTTTCTATTTCTTATTCTTCTTTCAAGTTCTTCGATAGAAGGGGGCATTATAAATATTGATAATACATTAGGATACATATTTATAATTTTTTCACTCCCTTGAACATCTAACTCAAGTAAAATATTTTTTCCAGAATCAATAATATTTTTTATATAACTTTTAGAAGTACCCTTAAGATGTCCATAAACATTCGCCCATTCAATAAATTCTTCATTTCTAATCATTTCTAAAAACTTCTCCTCACTAACAAAAAAATAATCTCTGCCTTCAACTTCATCATTTCTTTTGGGTCTTGTATTATAAGAAACAGAGAAAACAAGTCTATCACTAAAATCTCTTTCTATCATTTTTCTTATTGTAGTTTTACCACTTCCTGAAGGTCCAGAAATTAAAATAATCTTACCCTTTAGCATACTTTTTACCAATATTGTTAATCTATTTTTAAATTTTTTATTCAAAAATTTAAATTCTTATTTTTAAACTAATTAAAATCATGTCAAATATTTTATAACATTTTCAGTAATTGCTTCCCAACCTAATTTATTTGATAAGCTTTGAAATTTAAATAGGAGATTAAACCTTTCTTGATTGTTTTTTGGCAAAACATTAAAAATAATATTTGCCATTTTATTAAACAACCTTCTCTCAATTAAAAACCTAGTTTCTTTATTTAAGGATAATGGATCAATTTTATTTTTTTCTAAATCCAAATGCCCTTCGCCTATAAAATCAAAACCAATAAAAGGTAATATTCCTTTTTCATTATTAAAAGAACATTTTAACAAATAAAAAGCTCCACAAGAAGTAGATAAAAAACTAA
The window above is part of the Spirochaetota bacterium genome. Proteins encoded here:
- the gmk gene encoding guanylate kinase: MLKGKIILISGPSGSGKTTIRKMIERDFSDRLVFSVSYNTRPKRNDEVEGRDYFFVSEEKFLEMIRNEEFIEWANVYGHLKGTSKSYIKNIIDSGKNILLELDVQGSEKIINMYPNVLSIFIMPPSIEELERRIRNRKGDTEDQINIRIKKAKEEIEKSYFFKHVVINDNLEESYKKIKNLIENYLVKNCLEENSIRS